The following coding sequences are from one Ruminococcus flavefaciens AE3010 window:
- the pgsA gene encoding CDP-diacylglycerol--glycerol-3-phosphate 3-phosphatidyltransferase, with product MNLPNKLTLLRVILIPFFLLFMYIDVPFHYGIALVIFAAASITDALDGKIARAKNLVTNFGKFLDPLADKVLVIAALTVFVELPYVKMSAIPLIIITAREFMVSGLRLLAANSGVVVAAGIWGKLKTAFTMVAIIAILFWLCLCFDLGLGFPTEFRNAVDNILVPVLVWISTILTVISGGVYLKGYWHLIDSDK from the coding sequence ATGAACCTGCCAAATAAGCTGACTCTGCTGAGAGTTATTCTTATTCCGTTTTTTCTGCTGTTTATGTATATAGACGTGCCGTTCCACTACGGTATAGCGCTGGTGATATTTGCAGCAGCCTCTATCACCGACGCCCTTGACGGAAAGATAGCACGTGCAAAGAATCTTGTAACGAACTTCGGTAAATTTCTCGATCCTCTGGCAGATAAGGTGCTTGTAATAGCAGCTCTCACCGTTTTCGTGGAGCTTCCGTATGTCAAAATGAGTGCGATCCCGCTCATTATAATAACCGCAAGAGAATTCATGGTATCGGGACTGAGGCTTCTTGCCGCAAACAGCGGCGTTGTCGTAGCCGCGGGCATATGGGGCAAGCTTAAAACAGCTTTTACTATGGTAGCTATCATAGCAATACTGTTCTGGCTTTGTCTTTGCTTTGATCTCGGTCTTGGCTTTCCCACGGAGTTCAGAAACGCCGTGGACAATATCCTCGTGCCGGTGCTTGTATGGATATCGACTATACTCACCGTGATCTCGGGCGGAGTATACCTCAAAGGCTACTGGCATCTCATAGATTCCGATAAGTGA
- a CDS encoding CarD family transcriptional regulator, translating into MYNIGDAVMYGAYGICKISSIEKRDFTGETKEYYVLKHIISDKNTFYVPTDNEDILKSVCSKAEVDALIAHMNAEGLIWIENDNSRKEEYSRIIRYGDKKEMIRLIKTLYLKRKELSADKKKLRSSDEQYLSIAENMLFEEFAYALDIDRSAVVDYIEEHIA; encoded by the coding sequence ATGTATAACATAGGCGATGCTGTGATGTACGGAGCATATGGCATATGTAAGATAAGCTCAATAGAAAAGCGTGATTTTACAGGTGAAACTAAGGAATATTACGTCCTTAAACATATCATTTCGGACAAAAATACATTCTATGTGCCTACCGACAACGAAGATATACTTAAAAGTGTATGCTCAAAAGCCGAGGTGGACGCCCTTATCGCCCACATGAACGCCGAGGGACTGATATGGATAGAGAATGATAACAGCCGCAAGGAGGAATACAGCCGCATTATCAGGTACGGCGACAAGAAAGAGATGATCAGGCTGATAAAAACGCTGTATCTCAAGCGCAAGGAGCTTTCAGCCGATAAGAAAAAGCTTCGCTCTTCCGATGAGCAGTATCTGAGCATTGCGGAGAATATGCTCTTTGAGGAATTTGCCTATGCTCTTGACATAGACAGGAGCGCAGTCGTCGATTATATAGAGGAGCATATAGCATAA
- a CDS encoding regulatory protein RecX gives MRFTSVNKYKGSTYEAELDDGRKLYLHADIITDFGIRAGMETDRDTLRKIVYASNFRRAYQRALYLLDYRDYTYSEMFKKLLENYKSEALCTAVMKRLTEHGFIDDRRYAERMARKLVEIKHFGYRRCKREIMLKGVDQFIAEDALAPYEEAFGENLMELLNTKHSRYLTDIEDRKSIEKVKNALVRYGYDFSEINRAVKEYFESAGGLEEEN, from the coding sequence ATGAGATTCACCTCAGTCAATAAATATAAGGGCTCGACCTATGAGGCGGAGCTGGACGACGGGCGGAAGCTCTATCTCCACGCGGATATAATCACCGATTTCGGTATCCGCGCGGGCATGGAAACTGACCGCGATACCCTGAGAAAGATAGTCTACGCTTCAAACTTCCGAAGAGCCTATCAGCGGGCGCTTTACCTGCTGGACTACAGAGATTACACCTATTCGGAAATGTTCAAAAAGCTGTTGGAGAACTATAAAAGCGAAGCTCTCTGTACAGCTGTGATGAAAAGGCTCACCGAGCACGGCTTCATCGACGACAGGCGCTATGCCGAGCGTATGGCGCGGAAGCTTGTGGAGATAAAGCATTTCGGCTATCGGCGCTGCAAGCGTGAGATAATGCTGAAAGGTGTCGATCAGTTCATCGCCGAGGACGCTCTCGCTCCCTATGAGGAAGCCTTCGGCGAGAACCTCATGGAGCTCCTGAATACTAAACATTCCCGATATTTAACTGATATTGAGGACAGAAAATCAATAGAAAAGGTCAAGAACGCTCTTGTGCGGTACGGCTACGATTTTTCGGAGATAAACCGCGCAGTCAAAGAGTACTTCGAGAGCGCAGGCGGCCTTGAGGAGGAAAACTGA
- the prmC gene encoding peptide chain release factor N(5)-glutamine methyltransferase, with product MVSRRELYALCREKLKKAGIDTADFDVMCIFQDMLGEKNPLFLPLEDVPEDKAERIMELTRRRSERYPLQYLLGQWEFFGYQFFVGEGVLIPRPDTELLVENVIEICRREKLTAPRIADLCSGSGCIATALKKELPAAEVYAYELSEQAMVYLKKNAEYNGADIHIISRDVMLDSDEDIPEGGFDIIVSNPPYLTGQEMSELQQEVRHEPTLALFGGNDGLDAYKAITHIWKRHIRKNGWLCYEYGDGQHEYVKNILQQNKFTNITLSRDLGGIYRAVSAQRTEEV from the coding sequence GTGGTAAGCCGCAGAGAGCTGTATGCACTTTGCAGGGAAAAGCTGAAAAAGGCAGGGATAGATACTGCCGATTTCGATGTCATGTGCATATTTCAGGATATGCTGGGCGAGAAAAATCCCCTCTTTCTCCCTCTGGAGGATGTTCCCGAGGATAAAGCCGAAAGGATAATGGAGCTTACCCGCAGACGCTCGGAGAGATACCCGTTGCAGTACCTTCTGGGACAGTGGGAATTCTTCGGGTATCAGTTCTTCGTGGGCGAGGGAGTGCTTATACCCCGTCCGGATACGGAGCTTCTTGTGGAAAACGTCATTGAGATATGCAGGCGTGAAAAGCTGACGGCTCCGAGGATAGCCGACCTTTGTTCGGGCTCGGGCTGTATAGCCACAGCTCTCAAAAAGGAGCTGCCCGCAGCAGAGGTCTACGCCTATGAGCTTTCGGAGCAGGCTATGGTATATCTGAAGAAAAACGCTGAATACAACGGCGCTGATATACATATCATCAGCCGCGACGTCATGCTGGACAGCGATGAAGATATACCCGAGGGCGGCTTCGATATAATAGTCAGCAATCCGCCTTATCTTACAGGGCAGGAAATGTCCGAGCTCCAGCAGGAAGTAAGGCATGAGCCCACACTGGCTCTTTTCGGCGGAAATGACGGACTTGACGCTTACAAAGCTATTACTCATATCTGGAAGCGTCACATAAGAAAAAACGGCTGGCTGTGCTATGAATACGGCGACGGTCAGCATGAATATGTCAAAAATATATTACAGCAGAATAAATTTACCAATATAACACTCAGCCGTGACCTTGGCGGTATCTACCGCGCAGTCTCGGCACAGAGAACGGAGGAAGTCTAA
- the rimO gene encoding 30S ribosomal protein S12 methylthiotransferase RimO has product MAIKVGMVSLGCSKNLVDSERMLYKLKKHGYKLVTEPGLADVAVVNTCGFIKAAKEEAIDTILELGKLKEEGTLKKIIITGCLVERYKEEAAEQFPEADAVIGIGDTKDIVDILDHVLADERIVRFAPKLDAELCGERILSTLPFFTYLKVAEGCSNCCTYCAIPLIRGKFRSVPMEKLIEEAKFLADNGVTELVVIAQDTALYGKDLYGEPKLAELLTELCKIDGLRWIRTLYCYPERITDELLDVIAREDKIVKYLEIPIQHCNGDILSRMNRWGDTEKLEALFEHIREKVPNIILRTTLITGFPGETEEQFEELAEFVKRVRFDRLGCFAYSREEGTKAYSFPDQIDEETAAHRADIIMEQQMLISCENNEKLMGAELTAVVEGFDKFGECWFGRTPLDAPDIDGKVFFTSDKPLEIGDYVTIRITDTLDYDLIGEVISQ; this is encoded by the coding sequence ATGGCTATCAAGGTGGGCATGGTTTCACTTGGCTGCTCAAAAAACCTTGTGGACTCTGAGCGCATGCTCTATAAGCTGAAAAAGCACGGCTACAAGCTGGTCACAGAGCCCGGACTTGCCGATGTGGCAGTAGTCAACACCTGCGGCTTCATAAAGGCTGCAAAGGAGGAGGCTATCGACACTATCCTCGAGCTTGGAAAGCTCAAGGAGGAGGGCACTTTAAAGAAAATAATCATCACAGGCTGTCTCGTTGAGAGATACAAGGAGGAGGCTGCGGAGCAGTTTCCAGAGGCTGACGCTGTTATCGGCATAGGCGATACCAAGGATATAGTGGATATCCTCGACCATGTTCTCGCAGACGAGCGTATAGTGCGCTTTGCTCCCAAGCTTGACGCGGAGCTGTGCGGCGAGAGGATATTATCCACTCTGCCCTTTTTCACATACCTTAAAGTTGCAGAGGGCTGCTCAAACTGCTGTACCTACTGCGCTATACCCCTTATAAGAGGAAAATTCCGCAGCGTTCCCATGGAAAAGCTGATAGAGGAAGCCAAGTTCCTTGCAGACAACGGCGTTACGGAGCTTGTTGTAATCGCACAGGATACAGCTCTCTACGGAAAAGACCTCTACGGCGAGCCGAAGCTTGCGGAGCTCCTCACAGAGCTGTGCAAAATAGACGGTCTCCGCTGGATACGCACTCTCTACTGCTACCCCGAGCGTATAACCGACGAGCTTCTTGACGTTATCGCCCGTGAGGACAAGATAGTGAAGTATCTGGAGATACCTATACAGCACTGCAATGGCGATATCCTCAGCCGCATGAACCGCTGGGGCGACACTGAAAAGCTTGAAGCGCTCTTTGAGCATATCCGCGAAAAGGTGCCGAATATCATACTTCGTACCACCCTCATTACAGGCTTCCCCGGAGAGACCGAGGAGCAGTTCGAGGAGCTGGCTGAATTCGTCAAGAGAGTCCGCTTTGACAGACTGGGCTGCTTTGCCTATTCCCGTGAGGAGGGCACAAAGGCTTACAGCTTCCCCGACCAGATAGACGAGGAAACTGCCGCTCACCGTGCGGATATAATCATGGAGCAGCAAATGCTCATAAGCTGCGAAAACAATGAAAAACTCATGGGTGCGGAGCTCACCGCAGTAGTTGAGGGCTTCGACAAGTTCGGAGAGTGCTGGTTCGGCAGAACGCCTCTTGACGCTCCCGACATCGACGGAAAGGTATTCTTTACGTCGGATAAGCCCCTTGAGATCGGCGATTACGTCACAATAAGGATTACCGATACACTTGATTACGACCTGATAGGAGAGGTGATAAGCCAATGA
- a CDS encoding metal-dependent transcriptional regulator has product MQHCAGQIRYLAAIKELSEKGGQVRCVNISRHLGVSRPSVSKMLRCLANSGLVYEDFCNSVVLTPEGEEAVEELFSSFDEIYTFFHRFLKLPKEQAHEQALMFITDFPQDTCARLKKIVKRTVKKQDK; this is encoded by the coding sequence ATGCAACACTGTGCAGGGCAGATACGTTATCTGGCAGCAATAAAAGAGCTATCCGAAAAAGGCGGGCAGGTGCGCTGCGTGAATATATCCCGTCATCTGGGAGTTTCACGTCCAAGCGTAAGCAAAATGCTGCGCTGTCTGGCAAATTCGGGACTTGTGTATGAGGATTTCTGCAACAGCGTAGTGCTTACTCCCGAGGGAGAAGAGGCTGTGGAGGAGCTGTTCTCCTCATTCGATGAGATATACACATTTTTCCACAGGTTCCTGAAGCTTCCCAAGGAGCAGGCTCACGAACAGGCGCTGATGTTCATAACGGATTTCCCGCAGGATACCTGCGCGAGACTGAAAAAAATAGTAAAGCGCACTGTAAAAAAGCAGGATAAATAA
- the cysS gene encoding cysteine--tRNA ligase, which translates to MQLYNSLSHKKEEFVPHAEGKVNMYTCGPTVYHFAHIGNLRSYIMEDILEKYLRFTGYDVNRVMNITDVGHLTSDGDTGDDKMLKGAKREHKTVMEIAKFYTDAFFEDCKKLNIKKPDTVVPATTYIDEFIRVISVLMDNGYAYEAGGNIYFDTSKLDKYYVFNDFNEEDLAVGVREGVEADENKRNKADFVLWFTKSKFDDQELKWDSPWGIGYPGWHIECSCISMKNNGEYLDIHCGGIDNAFPHHTNEIAQSEAYLGHKWCNYWFHVLHLNTNSGKMSKSKGEFLTVSLLEEKGYKPVIYRFFCLQSHYRKSLVFSWDNLDNAKTAYNKLIEKIAPLTKDSGGDIDKAEYDRLMKDFRDALDNDINTAMGITVIYDVLKSKANAATKLALITEFDKVLGLDLIANAKELADNAGSASADIPAEVLELVEQRKAARKDKNFALADELRDKIAALGYEVKETRQGTEINKIS; encoded by the coding sequence ATGCAGTTATACAATTCATTATCCCATAAAAAGGAAGAATTCGTGCCTCACGCTGAGGGTAAGGTAAATATGTACACCTGCGGACCTACCGTGTATCACTTTGCTCACATAGGCAACCTGAGAAGCTACATCATGGAGGATATCCTCGAAAAGTACCTGCGTTTCACAGGCTATGACGTTAACCGCGTTATGAACATCACCGACGTGGGACACCTTACCAGCGACGGCGACACAGGTGACGACAAGATGCTCAAGGGCGCAAAGCGCGAGCACAAGACTGTCATGGAGATCGCAAAGTTCTACACAGACGCTTTCTTTGAGGACTGCAAGAAGCTCAACATCAAAAAGCCCGATACAGTAGTTCCCGCAACTACTTATATCGACGAGTTTATACGCGTTATCAGCGTTCTCATGGACAATGGCTACGCTTATGAAGCAGGCGGCAACATCTATTTCGACACATCAAAGCTTGATAAATACTATGTTTTCAACGATTTCAACGAGGAAGACCTTGCAGTAGGCGTTCGTGAGGGCGTTGAGGCTGACGAGAACAAGCGCAACAAGGCTGATTTCGTGCTCTGGTTCACCAAGTCCAAATTCGACGATCAGGAGCTTAAATGGGACAGTCCGTGGGGTATCGGCTACCCGGGCTGGCACATCGAGTGCTCATGCATAAGCATGAAGAACAACGGCGAGTACCTTGATATCCACTGCGGCGGTATCGACAACGCTTTCCCTCACCACACCAACGAGATAGCCCAGTCTGAGGCTTACCTCGGACACAAGTGGTGCAACTACTGGTTCCATGTGCTCCACCTCAATACAAACAGCGGCAAGATGAGCAAGAGCAAGGGCGAGTTCCTGACGGTATCCCTCCTTGAAGAAAAGGGCTACAAGCCTGTGATATACCGCTTCTTCTGCTTGCAGTCGCACTACAGGAAGTCACTGGTGTTCTCATGGGATAACCTTGACAACGCTAAGACAGCTTACAACAAGCTCATTGAGAAGATAGCTCCTCTTACTAAGGATAGCGGCGGCGACATTGACAAGGCTGAGTACGACCGTCTCATGAAGGATTTCAGGGACGCTCTTGACAATGATATCAATACCGCTATGGGTATCACAGTTATATACGACGTGCTGAAATCAAAGGCAAATGCGGCTACAAAGCTGGCTCTTATCACAGAGTTCGACAAGGTACTGGGACTTGACCTTATTGCAAACGCCAAGGAGCTTGCAGACAATGCGGGTTCGGCTTCTGCTGATATACCTGCCGAGGTGCTTGAGCTTGTTGAACAGCGCAAGGCTGCACGTAAGGACAAGAACTTTGCCCTTGCAGATGAGCTCCGCGACAAGATAGCAGCTCTGGGCTACGAGGTCAAGGAAACAAGACAGGGCACGGAGATCAATAAAATAAGTTGA
- the htpG gene encoding molecular chaperone HtpG, giving the protein METKQFKAESKRLLDMMIHSIYTHKEIFLRELISNASDAIDKLYFKSLTDDKVGLNKDDFAIWISADKDSRTLKITDNGIGMTEEELENNLGTIANSGSFKFKNENKLEEDNQIIGQFGVGFYSAFMVAKKVTVISKAYGSDKAYQWESEGVDGYTITEADKKSTGTEIILEMLDDTDDENYGEFLDQYRIKSLVSKYSDYIRFPIKMEVSHSRPKEQTEEEKEAKKPLEYEDFIEVETLNSMTPLWKKNKNELKEEDYKHFYTEKFFDYNEPLKYSHISNEMPAYNALLYIPSKAPFDYYSKEYEKGLQLYSNGVLIMDKCADLLPDYFSFVKGLVDSEDLSLNISREMLQHDRQLKVIAKSIEKTISNELKKMLKNEREKYEEFWKAFGLQLKYGVYSDFGMNKDKLQDLLMFTSSNEQKLVTLDEYVTGMREDQKYIYYATGESAARIEQLPQTELVKDNGFEILYLTDNIDEFALKALMQYKDKEFKSVSADDLGLETPEKKEELKAKEEESADLLKDMQEALGGKVTKVALSQRLKSHPVCLTSEGEISLEMEKVLNSMPTDQKIHAQRVLELNPDHEIFGKLKALSESGDKDKLGKYAKLLYDQALLIEGMSIEDPVAFSNLICELM; this is encoded by the coding sequence ATGGAAACCAAACAGTTCAAAGCAGAGTCCAAAAGACTTCTTGATATGATGATCCACTCGATCTATACTCATAAGGAGATCTTCCTCCGCGAGCTTATCTCCAACGCAAGCGACGCTATCGATAAGCTGTATTTCAAATCACTCACCGACGACAAGGTCGGTCTCAATAAAGACGACTTCGCAATATGGATATCCGCTGACAAGGACAGCCGCACCCTCAAGATCACCGATAACGGTATCGGCATGACAGAGGAGGAGCTTGAAAACAACCTTGGTACTATCGCAAACAGCGGCTCATTCAAGTTCAAGAACGAGAACAAGCTTGAAGAGGACAACCAGATAATCGGACAGTTCGGCGTAGGCTTCTACTCCGCATTCATGGTAGCTAAGAAAGTAACCGTTATCTCAAAGGCTTACGGCAGCGATAAGGCTTATCAGTGGGAGTCCGAGGGCGTTGACGGCTACACTATCACAGAAGCCGACAAGAAGAGCACAGGCACCGAGATAATCCTGGAAATGCTTGACGATACCGACGACGAGAACTACGGCGAGTTCCTCGACCAGTACAGGATAAAGTCTCTGGTAAGCAAATACTCCGACTATATCCGCTTCCCTATCAAAATGGAAGTATCCCACAGCCGTCCCAAGGAGCAGACAGAGGAGGAAAAGGAAGCAAAGAAGCCCCTTGAATATGAGGATTTCATTGAAGTTGAGACCCTCAACAGCATGACTCCACTCTGGAAGAAGAACAAGAACGAGCTCAAGGAGGAGGACTACAAGCACTTCTACACCGAGAAGTTCTTCGACTACAACGAGCCCCTTAAATACTCACACATCAGCAACGAGATGCCCGCATACAATGCCCTGCTCTATATCCCGTCAAAGGCTCCCTTTGACTACTACTCAAAGGAGTACGAAAAGGGCTTGCAGCTCTACTCAAACGGCGTTCTCATCATGGACAAGTGCGCAGATCTGCTCCCTGACTATTTCAGCTTCGTAAAGGGACTTGTTGACAGTGAAGACCTGTCCCTGAATATCTCCCGTGAGATGCTCCAGCACGACAGACAGCTGAAAGTCATCGCAAAGAGCATCGAAAAGACTATCAGCAACGAGCTGAAGAAAATGCTCAAAAACGAGCGTGAGAAGTACGAGGAGTTCTGGAAGGCATTCGGCTTACAGCTGAAATACGGCGTATACAGCGACTTCGGCATGAACAAGGACAAGCTTCAGGATCTGCTCATGTTCACGTCTTCAAACGAGCAGAAGCTGGTAACTCTTGACGAGTACGTTACAGGCATGCGCGAGGATCAGAAGTACATCTACTATGCAACAGGCGAGAGCGCAGCCCGTATCGAGCAGCTGCCCCAGACAGAGCTTGTCAAGGACAACGGCTTCGAGATTCTCTACCTCACAGACAATATCGACGAATTTGCATTAAAGGCTCTCATGCAGTACAAGGACAAGGAATTCAAGTCCGTATCTGCTGACGACCTGGGGCTTGAAACTCCCGAGAAGAAAGAGGAGCTCAAAGCCAAGGAGGAGGAGAGTGCTGACCTGCTCAAGGATATGCAGGAAGCTCTTGGCGGCAAGGTAACAAAGGTGGCTCTCTCACAGAGACTGAAATCCCACCCTGTATGCCTTACCAGCGAGGGCGAGATATCCCTTGAAATGGAGAAGGTGCTCAACTCCATGCCTACCGACCAGAAGATACACGCACAGCGGGTTCTGGAGCTCAATCCCGACCATGAGATATTCGGCAAGCTGAAAGCTCTCAGCGAGAGCGGCGACAAGGACAAGCTTGGCAAGTACGCAAAGCTGCTCTACGATCAGGCGCTCCTTATCGAGGGCATGAGCATAGAAGACCCTGTTGCATTCTCAAATCTTATCTGCGAGCTTATGTAA
- the recA gene encoding recombinase RecA, whose translation MAKKELAKKPTVVRVTTKEDKKTALDGALKQIEKKYGAGAVMRLGQTKTLNVAAIPTGSMTLDMALGIGGVPRGRIVEIYGPESSGKTTVALSIVAQAQKAGGEAAFIDVEHALDPVYAEALGVNINDLLVSQPDSGEQALEIAEALIRSGAIDVIVLDSIAAMTTRAEIDGEMGDLHVGQLARLMSQAMRKLTAAISKSNCVAIFINQIREKIGVMYGNPETTPGGRALKFYSSVRIEVRKGEVLKSGTDVIGACTRCKIVKNKVAPPFKECEFDLMYGSGISRTGEVLDLAVDLDIIKKGGSWFSYKDQKLGQGRDNVKELLQNDEKLMKEIEEQILARKDELNAAPAKKSKPAAAAAADEKPAADGGEGASDEDVLASFDENFEEFTPAEE comes from the coding sequence ATGGCAAAGAAGGAACTTGCTAAAAAGCCTACAGTTGTGAGAGTTACCACCAAGGAGGACAAGAAGACCGCACTTGACGGCGCTCTCAAGCAGATAGAGAAGAAATACGGCGCAGGCGCTGTAATGCGTCTCGGACAGACCAAGACACTGAACGTTGCGGCTATCCCCACAGGCTCCATGACACTGGATATGGCGCTGGGTATAGGCGGCGTTCCAAGAGGACGTATCGTTGAGATATACGGTCCCGAGAGCTCGGGTAAGACTACAGTTGCCCTGTCCATCGTTGCACAGGCTCAGAAGGCAGGCGGTGAGGCTGCTTTCATCGACGTTGAGCACGCTCTTGACCCTGTTTATGCAGAGGCTCTGGGCGTAAACATCAACGACCTTCTGGTATCACAGCCCGACAGCGGCGAGCAGGCTCTGGAAATTGCAGAGGCTCTTATCCGCTCAGGCGCTATCGATGTTATCGTTCTGGACTCTATCGCAGCTATGACCACAAGAGCCGAGATCGACGGCGAAATGGGCGATCTTCACGTTGGTCAGCTGGCAAGACTTATGTCTCAGGCTATGAGAAAGCTGACCGCTGCTATATCAAAATCCAACTGCGTGGCTATCTTCATCAACCAGATACGTGAGAAGATAGGCGTTATGTACGGCAATCCCGAGACTACCCCCGGCGGACGTGCTCTGAAGTTCTACTCCTCAGTGCGTATCGAGGTAAGAAAGGGCGAGGTGCTGAAATCGGGCACTGACGTTATCGGCGCCTGCACACGCTGCAAGATAGTCAAGAACAAGGTAGCTCCCCCGTTCAAGGAGTGCGAATTTGACCTTATGTACGGCAGCGGTATCTCCCGTACAGGTGAGGTCCTCGACCTTGCAGTAGACCTTGACATCATCAAGAAGGGCGGCTCATGGTTCAGCTACAAGGATCAGAAGCTTGGACAGGGACGCGACAACGTCAAGGAGCTTCTCCAGAACGACGAAAAGCTCATGAAGGAGATAGAGGAGCAGATACTTGCCCGCAAGGACGAGCTGAACGCTGCTCCCGCAAAGAAGAGCAAGCCTGCCGCAGCTGCTGCGGCAGATGAGAAGCCTGCCGCTGATGGCGGAGAGGGGGCTTCCGATGAAGATGTTCTGGCAAGCTTCGACGAGAACTTTGAGGAGTTCACTCCTGCTGAGGAATAA
- a CDS encoding MBL fold metallo-hydrolase, protein MARLYPLFSSSKGNSTFIGTEKGGILIDCGVSFKRLSEALEVNHIPLSAVQGVFITHEHSDHVAGLAMLTKKTGMPVYGQKRTLQRLCDTNRIAVNSPVIDMTGKSISCGGSEVSCFNTPHDAIQSCGYRIHTSDDKYCAICTDLGHVTPEVDEALNGCRMVLIEANYDDYMLRTGPYPLYLKERILSQNGHLSNDDCAVQVGKLIERGTTHFLLGHLSQDNNRPNIADSTVQRSLERFARGRDYLLGVAPVETRGGAVIF, encoded by the coding sequence ATGGCAAGACTTTATCCCCTTTTCAGCTCCAGCAAGGGCAATTCCACCTTTATCGGAACAGAAAAGGGCGGCATACTCATAGACTGCGGAGTAAGCTTCAAGCGGCTCAGCGAAGCTCTTGAAGTCAACCACATTCCCTTGAGTGCAGTACAGGGAGTATTCATTACCCATGAGCACTCCGACCACGTTGCAGGACTTGCAATGCTGACCAAGAAAACGGGAATGCCCGTTTACGGTCAGAAGCGCACCCTGCAGCGGCTTTGCGATACCAACAGGATAGCAGTTAATTCACCTGTTATCGACATGACGGGCAAGTCTATAAGCTGCGGCGGCAGTGAGGTGAGCTGCTTCAATACGCCCCACGACGCTATACAGAGCTGCGGCTACCGCATACATACCTCGGACGATAAGTACTGCGCCATATGCACGGACCTTGGACACGTTACTCCCGAGGTGGACGAAGCCTTAAACGGCTGCCGCATGGTGCTTATCGAAGCAAACTACGACGACTATATGCTGCGCACGGGACCCTACCCGCTGTACTTAAAGGAGCGCATACTCTCACAGAACGGTCATCTCTCCAACGACGACTGCGCCGTGCAGGTGGGAAAGCTCATTGAGCGGGGGACTACCCATTTCCTGCTGGGACATCTCAGTCAGGACAACAACCGTCCCAATATCGCGGACAGCACCGTGCAGCGGAGCCTTGAACGCTTTGCAAGGGGCAGGGACTACCTTCTGGGCGTAGCTCCTGTGGAAACAAGGGGAGGAGCTGTTATTTTCTGA